One genomic segment of Nocardia spumae includes these proteins:
- a CDS encoding MDR family NADP-dependent oxidoreductase has translation MNRKLCLARRPSGQVREKDLELRAFPLDPLGPGEALVRNTWLSIDPSVRIRLDATTPLGYLPPLQPGDPLPGLALGEVVDSRHPELAVGDLVSHIHGYRDFAVVGGDTGTIGGYGGLTHLDTGGLPEQWFLGPLGSTGLTAYAGLVAVLQLRDIDTIWVSAAAGGVGGVAAQLARLRGATVIGSAGSADKVDRLRREFGILAFDYRTDPPAEALAELAPAGIDAYFDNVGGDHLSAALRNMRTAGRIALCGAVSQYDGWSGAGPVDLFAMVSKQLRMQGFRAGSFLHLEPAMRAEIGGHITAGRLVHRETVFDGLERSATALRALLAGRTTGKTLCRLSHD, from the coding sequence AACAGAAAACTCTGCCTTGCTCGACGCCCGTCGGGCCAGGTCCGCGAGAAGGACCTGGAACTGCGAGCATTCCCCCTGGACCCCCTCGGTCCCGGGGAAGCTCTGGTGCGGAACACATGGCTATCGATCGACCCGTCCGTGCGCATCCGGCTCGACGCGACGACACCGCTCGGCTACCTCCCGCCGCTGCAGCCCGGCGATCCGCTCCCCGGCCTGGCCCTGGGCGAAGTGGTCGACTCACGGCACCCCGAACTCGCTGTGGGAGACCTCGTCTCGCACATTCACGGATACCGCGACTTCGCGGTGGTCGGCGGCGACACCGGCACCATCGGCGGCTACGGCGGCCTCACCCATCTCGATACTGGCGGCCTGCCCGAGCAGTGGTTCCTCGGCCCGCTCGGCAGCACGGGACTCACCGCCTACGCGGGCCTGGTAGCGGTGCTACAGCTACGCGACATCGACACCATCTGGGTATCGGCGGCCGCGGGCGGCGTCGGCGGCGTCGCCGCGCAGCTCGCGCGCCTCCGGGGCGCCACCGTCATCGGCTCGGCGGGCAGTGCCGACAAAGTGGACCGGCTGCGCCGCGAGTTCGGCATCCTGGCATTCGACTACCGCACCGACCCTCCCGCCGAGGCTCTCGCGGAGCTCGCCCCCGCGGGCATCGACGCCTACTTCGACAACGTGGGCGGTGACCATCTGTCCGCCGCCCTGCGCAACATGCGCACCGCCGGGCGAATCGCGTTGTGCGGGGCGGTTTCCCAGTACGACGGCTGGTCTGGCGCGGGCCCGGTCGATCTGTTCGCAATGGTTTCGAAACAGCTGCGGATGCAAGGCTTTCGCGCCGGATCCTTTCTGCACCTCGAGCCGGCGATGCGCGCCGAAATCGGCGGGCATATCACCGCCGGTCGGCTGGTGCACCGGGAGACAGTGTTCGACGGACTCGAGCGATCGGCAACCGCACTGCGCGCACTCCTCGCGGGCCGGACGACGGGAAAGACTCTGTGCCGACTCAGCCACGACTGA